In the genome of Archaeoglobus neptunius, the window ATGCCGGAGTCGTTCTATGATGCCTTTCCAAAGTTCGTTGCGGGCATTGGAATCGGACTTGGGGGAATAATGACATTCATGATTATAAAGGTTGCACAGATTCGGAGGAAAAAAAGCAGTGTTGGTGAGGTGGTTGGATTGTCTGGAGATGTGCTCGAATTCTCAAACGGCCGGGGATTTGCGAGGGTGAGGGGAGAGATATGGAGAATCGAGAGTGATGAAGAGTTAAATAAAGGAGATGAAATTGAGGTAATAGAAAGAGACGGTCTGAAATTAAAGGTGAGAAAAATTGAGCGTCGAGGAAGAGCTGATAAACGAGACAGTAAAATGGATGAAAAATCTGGAGAACAGGATTGAGGGTATCGATGGTGACAGGAGGTTTTTGGATAACATCAAAGCCTACATAAGTGACTCCAGATACTTCATGGAAAAAGGGGATTTTGTACGAGCATTCGAGTGTGTTATATGGGCCTGGGCGTGGCTCGAGATAGGGCTTGATGTGGGGAAGCTGAGGCATGCCACTCCGTAAAAATCTAGGGCAACATATCCTTGTTAACCGTGAGATCATAAAGCGAATAGTGGGCTATGCAGAGCTGACGGATAGGGACGTCGTTCTGGAAGTTGGATGCGGCACGGGCAATTTAACTGCCGAGCTGTTGAAAAAATGCATGGTTGTGGGCATGGAAAAAGATGGGAAAATGGTTGAGAAGCTTAGAAAGAGATTTTCCAGCGAGATTGAGGAAGGTAGATTTAGACTCCTGCATCACGATGCTTTAAAAGTTGAATTTCCTTTTTTCACGAAGTTCGTTTCCAATATTCCATACAAGATTTCCTCCCCCCTGACCTTCAAGCTTTTCGAGTATGAATACGAGATGGCAGTGGTGATGTACCAGAGAGAGTTTGCTGAAAGACTGGTCGGCGAGGACAGCAGGCTTGGTGTAATATCAAAAGCTTACTGCTCGTCCGAAATACTGGAGATCGTCAGACCGGCATCATTCAGGCCTAAGC includes:
- a CDS encoding DUF357 domain-containing protein, with product MSVEEELINETVKWMKNLENRIEGIDGDRRFLDNIKAYISDSRYFMEKGDFVRAFECVIWAWAWLEIGLDVGKLRHATP
- the rsmA gene encoding 16S rRNA (adenine(1518)-N(6)/adenine(1519)-N(6))-dimethyltransferase RsmA; translation: MGYAELTDRDVVLEVGCGTGNLTAELLKKCMVVGMEKDGKMVEKLRKRFSSEIEEGRFRLLHHDALKVEFPFFTKFVSNIPYKISSPLTFKLFEYEYEMAVVMYQREFAERLVGEDSRLGVISKAYCSSEILEIVRPASFRPKPKVDSAIVRIKPIPAVKVSNKELFEKFVTFAFSMRRKRMDKIAREFDSRFGVRVNLDDEIAKMRPEKVGAKRFAQIVDDIRSC